CGGCCCACCGCCCGCCACCGACACGGCCGCCCAGCGGCGGCTGCTGCGCCGGATCGGCGCCGACGGGCTGCTCGGTCTCGGCTGGCCCGAGGAGTACGGAGGGCAGGGCCGCGGCCCCGACGAGCAGTTCGTCTTCTTCGACGAGGCGTACCGCGCCGGCGCCCCCGTCTCGATGGTCACCCTCAACACCGTCGGACCCACGCTCATGGCGTACGGGACCGAGGAGCAGAAGGCCTTCTTCCTGCCCCGGATCCTGCGCGGCGAGGCCGTCTTCGCCATCGGCTACAGCGAGCCCGAGGCCGGGACCGACCTCGCCTCCCTGCGCACCCGGGCCGTGCGCGACGGGGACTCCTGGCGCATCGACGGGCAGAAGATCTTCACCTCGAACGCCCAGAACGCCGACTGGATCTGGCTCGCCTGCCGCACCGACCCCGACGCGGCCCCGCACCGCGGCATCTCCATCGTCCTCGTCCCCACCGACTCCCCCGGCTTCTCCTGGACCCCGATCGAGACGGTGGGCGGGCTGACGACGACCGCCACGTACTACGACGGGATACGGGTCCCCGCCGGCAACCTCGTCGGGCCCGAGCACGGCGGCTGGGGCCTCATCACCAGCCAGCTCAACCACGAACGGGTCGCGCTGGCCGCGATCGGCATGCAGGCCGAGGACTTCTTCGCGGCCGTCCTCGACCGGGCGCGTACCCCCGATCCGGTGACGGGCAGGCGTCGCATCGACGAGCCGTGGATCCGGATCCGGGCCGCCGAAGCGCATGCCCGGCTGGCCGCGACACGCCTTCTGAACTGGCGCCTGGTCGGTGACGTGGGGGCCGGCCGGCTGGCCCCGGGGGACGCGAGCGGCGTGAAGTTCGCGGGCACCGAATCGGCGGTGGAGGTGTACCGCATCTGTCAGGAGATCGCGGGCGGGCCGGGAACGGTGCGAGCGGGATCGCCGGGGGAGTTCGACGGCGGTGAGCTGGAGCGCATGAACCGGGCCGCGCAGATCAACACCTTCGGGGGAGGAGTGAGCGAGGTGCAGCGCGAGATCGTCGCGAGGATGCGGCTCGGCATGAAGGCGAGGGGCAGGCGATGAGCGGTACGGAGCGGACGGCGGAGGACGCGCTGTACGAGCGCCTCGCCGCGTACGAGGGCCGGCCCGCCGCCGTCGGGGGCACCGGGAAGGACCCGGTCAACCTGCCCATGATCAGGCACTGGTGCGAGGCGATGGGGGACACCCACCCCGCCTACGCGGGGCCGGACGCCGTCGCGCCCCCCACCATGCTCCAGGCGTGGACGATGGGCGGACTCTCCGGGCACACGGACCGGTCGGCGGCGTACGAGGAGCTGTTCGCCCTCCTCGACGGCGCCGGATACACCTCGGTCGTCGCGACCGACTGCGAGCAGGAGTACCTGCGGCCGCTCCGCCCGGGCGAGGAGATCGGCTTCGACACCGTCATCGAGTCCGTGTCGGCGCGCAAGACCACGAAGCTCGGCACCGGGTACTTCGTGACGACGCGGACGGACGTCCGCGCGGACGGCGAACTCGCGGGCACCCACCGCTTCCGCATCCTCAAGTACGCGCCCGCCGGCCGGCCGTCCCGGGAGCCGCGGAAGCCCCCGGCCCGGCGGCCCAGGCCCGTGGTCAACCGGGACAACGCCGGCTTCTGGGAGGGCGTGGCCGCGCACCGGCTGCTGATCCAGCGCTGCGGCGACTGCGCGAGCCTGCGCCTCCCCTGGCTGCCCGGGTGCGCCGACTGCGGCTCGCGGGAGTGGGACACGGTCGAGGCGAGCGGGGCCGGGACGGTCTTCTCGTACGTGGTGATGCACCACCCGTCCTTCCCGGCTTTCGATCCCCCTTACGCAGTGGGACTGATCGAACTCGCCGAGGGCGTACGCATGATCAGCAACGTGGTGGGCGTGCCGTACGACAAGGTGCGGATCGGAATGCCGGTGCGGCTCGAGTTCCAGCGGGTCGACGAGGAGCTGGAGCTTCCCGTCTTCCGCGCGGGAGGGGAGGACTGACATGGACTTCACCCCCACCGAGGAGCAGGAGGCCGCCCGGGAGCTCGCCGGGCGGATCTTCGCCGACCTCGCGACCCACGAGCGGCTCCGGGCAGCCGGTACCGGCACGGACGCCGAGCTCTGGAAGGCGCTCTGCGCGGCCGGACTCCCCGGCGCCGTCGAGGAGACCGGCCTGCTCGGCCTGGTCCTCCTCCTGGAGGAGCAGGGCCGCAGGACGGCGCAGGTGCCGTTCGCCGCGAGCTGTGCGTACGGGATCCTCGCCGTCGGCCGGCACGGTACGGAGGAGCAGCGCGCCCGGCTCCTGCCCGGCCTCCGCGACGGGACGACGGTGATGACGGGGGCGCTCCCGGCACCGGGCACGGTCACGTCGGGTCCAGGGGGACTGAGCGGCGTCGTCGACTGGGTGCCGTGGCTCAGGGACGCCACCCACGTCCTCGTACCGGACGAGGACCGCGCCCTGTGGCTGGTCCGCGCCGAGGACGCGGCCGCCGTCGAGGCCGTCGAGCTCACCGCGCCCTGGGCCGCCGCCCGGCTCGTCCTCGACGGGACACCGGGGGAGCGGCTCGGCGGCACCGGGGCCCACGACGACGTGCTCGCCGCCGCGCGGACCGCCTTCGCCGGGCTCCAGGTCGGAGTGTGCGCCGGGTCCCTCGCGAGGGCCGTGGAGTACACCTCCGTACGGGAGCAGTTCGGGCGGCCGCTCTCGACCCACCAGGCGGTGCAACTGCGGGCCGCCGACGCCCATATGGACACCGAGGCCATCCGGGTCACCGCCTACGAGGCCGCCTGGCGCTTCGACGAGGGGCTCGACGCCACCGGGGCGGCGCTCACCGCGGCCTGGTGGGCCTCCGAGGCGGGCAAGCGGGTCGTGCACGCCGGACAGCATCTGCACGGCGGGATGGGCGCGGACCTCGACCACCCCGTCCACCGGCACTTCCTGTGGGGCCGGCAGCTCGACGCCTACCTGGGCTGCGGCACCGAACTCCTCGCCGAACTCGGCGACCTGCTCGCGGAGGGGGACCTGTCATGAGCCCGGTGAAGCCCGGTGACGCACTGCCGCCGCTGCGGATCCCGATCACCCGCACCCTGATCGTCGCCGGGGCCCTCGCCTCACGCGACTACCAGGACGTGCACCACGACGCCGAGCTGGCCCGCGAGAAGGGCTCTCCGGACATCTTCATGAACATCCTCACGACCAACGGGCTCGTCGGCCGGTACGTCACCGACCACTTCGGTCCCCGGTCCGTCCTCCGCGGAGTCGCCATCCGCCTCGGCGCCCCCAACCACCCCGGAGACACCATGGTCCTGACCGGGACCGTCACCGAGGTGGACGGGGACACGGCGCGCGTCCGGGTCGTCGGCGCCAACGGGCTCGGACACCACGTCACCGGCACGGTCACCGTGGAGGTGACCCGATGAGCGTCCGCGGCAGGGACACGCTCGGCGGGCGGGCCGCCGTCGTCGGCATCGGGGCGACCGAGTTCTCCAAGGACTCGGGCCGCAGCGAACTCTCCCTCGCCGTCGAGGCCGTGCGCGCGGCCCTCGACGACGCCGGGCTCACCCCCGCCGACGTCGACGGCCTGGTCACCTTCACCATGGACACCAACCCCGAGATCACCGTCGCCCAGGCGTCCGGCATCGGCGAGCTGTCCTTCTTCTCCCGCGTCCACTACGGAGGCGGCGCCGCCTGCGCCACCGTGCAGCAGGCCGCGCTCGCCGTCGCCGCCGGGGTCGCCGAGGTCGTCGTCTGCTACCGGGCGTTCAACGAGCGCTCGGGGCGCCGCTTCGGCTCCGGGGTCACGCAGCGCGAGCCCTCCGCCGAGGGCGCCGCGCTCGGCTGGCAGCTGCCCTTCGGGCTGCTCACCCCGGCCTCCTGGGTCGCCATGGCCGCCCAGCGGTACCTGCACACCTACGGGCTGACCCCGGACGCCTTCGGGCACGTGGCGGTGACGGACCGGCGGTACGCGGCGACCAACCCCGCCGCGTACTTCCACGGGAAGCCGATCACCCTCGCCGACCACGCCGCCTCGCGCTGGATCGTCGAGCCGCTCCGGCTCCTCGACTGCTGCCAGGAGACCGACGGCGGCCAGGCGATCGTCGTCACCTCCGTCGAGCGCGCCCGCGACCTGCCGCGCCCGCCCGCCGTGATCCTCGCCGCGGCCCAGGGCGCCGGCCGGAAACAGGAGGCCATGACCAGCTTCTACCGGGACGAGCTGACCGGGCTGCCGGAGATGGGGGTGGTGGCCCGGCAGCTCTGGCGGACGTCCGGGCTCGCGCCCTCCGACATCGACGTGGGCATCCTCTACGACCAC
This is a stretch of genomic DNA from Streptomyces sp. R44. It encodes these proteins:
- a CDS encoding acyl-CoA dehydrogenase family protein — encoded protein: MHLAPTERQLRLRAELRAYFRDLMPDGPPPATDTAAQRRLLRRIGADGLLGLGWPEEYGGQGRGPDEQFVFFDEAYRAGAPVSMVTLNTVGPTLMAYGTEEQKAFFLPRILRGEAVFAIGYSEPEAGTDLASLRTRAVRDGDSWRIDGQKIFTSNAQNADWIWLACRTDPDAAPHRGISIVLVPTDSPGFSWTPIETVGGLTTTATYYDGIRVPAGNLVGPEHGGWGLITSQLNHERVALAAIGMQAEDFFAAVLDRARTPDPVTGRRRIDEPWIRIRAAEAHARLAATRLLNWRLVGDVGAGRLAPGDASGVKFAGTESAVEVYRICQEIAGGPGTVRAGSPGEFDGGELERMNRAAQINTFGGGVSEVQREIVARMRLGMKARGRR
- a CDS encoding MaoC family dehydratase; protein product: MKPGDALPPLRIPITRTLIVAGALASRDYQDVHHDAELAREKGSPDIFMNILTTNGLVGRYVTDHFGPRSVLRGVAIRLGAPNHPGDTMVLTGTVTEVDGDTARVRVVGANGLGHHVTGTVTVEVTR
- a CDS encoding acyl-CoA dehydrogenase family protein; protein product: MDFTPTEEQEAARELAGRIFADLATHERLRAAGTGTDAELWKALCAAGLPGAVEETGLLGLVLLLEEQGRRTAQVPFAASCAYGILAVGRHGTEEQRARLLPGLRDGTTVMTGALPAPGTVTSGPGGLSGVVDWVPWLRDATHVLVPDEDRALWLVRAEDAAAVEAVELTAPWAAARLVLDGTPGERLGGTGAHDDVLAAARTAFAGLQVGVCAGSLARAVEYTSVREQFGRPLSTHQAVQLRAADAHMDTEAIRVTAYEAAWRFDEGLDATGAALTAAWWASEAGKRVVHAGQHLHGGMGADLDHPVHRHFLWGRQLDAYLGCGTELLAELGDLLAEGDLS
- a CDS encoding bifunctional MaoC family dehydratase N-terminal/OB-fold nucleic acid binding domain-containing protein; this translates as MSGTERTAEDALYERLAAYEGRPAAVGGTGKDPVNLPMIRHWCEAMGDTHPAYAGPDAVAPPTMLQAWTMGGLSGHTDRSAAYEELFALLDGAGYTSVVATDCEQEYLRPLRPGEEIGFDTVIESVSARKTTKLGTGYFVTTRTDVRADGELAGTHRFRILKYAPAGRPSREPRKPPARRPRPVVNRDNAGFWEGVAAHRLLIQRCGDCASLRLPWLPGCADCGSREWDTVEASGAGTVFSYVVMHHPSFPAFDPPYAVGLIELAEGVRMISNVVGVPYDKVRIGMPVRLEFQRVDEELELPVFRAGGED
- a CDS encoding lipid-transfer protein is translated as MSVRGRDTLGGRAAVVGIGATEFSKDSGRSELSLAVEAVRAALDDAGLTPADVDGLVTFTMDTNPEITVAQASGIGELSFFSRVHYGGGAACATVQQAALAVAAGVAEVVVCYRAFNERSGRRFGSGVTQREPSAEGAALGWQLPFGLLTPASWVAMAAQRYLHTYGLTPDAFGHVAVTDRRYAATNPAAYFHGKPITLADHAASRWIVEPLRLLDCCQETDGGQAIVVTSVERARDLPRPPAVILAAAQGAGRKQEAMTSFYRDELTGLPEMGVVARQLWRTSGLAPSDIDVGILYDHFTPFVLMQLEEFGFCGPGEAADFVAADALPLNTHGGQLGEAYLHGMNGIAEAVRQIRGTSVNQTPGAARTLVTAGTGVPTSGLILGTDG